tcccattttttgtttgacgtttccttgatttctttaagggaatttttgaTTTCCCCTTTTAAGATCCATAATAtcatcttaaagtcatttttatggtacatatcttctgtttcttctgtgttaggatgttcaggtcttgctgatgtagattCTGATGGacccatattggtttttatgttgttgactctatttttgcactggtgtctacccatctctttctccacttggcatctgtgtctcagggagcctctcttggtctgattgatactcttgatccagtggTAGCTTTTGGTGTAGTCAGTGCCGatggactctgtgtctcaggaagcagctCTTACCTCAATCGGTGCTAGTGGGCTCTGTCTTAGGTAGTGGCTGGAGTTTTAGTGCAtggtagatggtggtagtctggcctgtctgcaggaggtcttcctgccaactggcctgaaactgggactcaGGCCAATTGGGTGCTGGCTGGCTCTTTCAGTCCAGTCGGGTGCTGGCAGtatctgtctcagggaacagttgaaGCCTCGGTTGGGAACTTCttgagacttttttgttttgtttactttctaaGCCTTAAGGAACCTCTCTCTATTCAAAGAGGGAAAGTTTCAATGCAGAGGAAAGACCTACAAAAATAActtctttttatatttgattCTCTCTGCAACCTCTTCTGCAACAGGgctgaatctttttaaaaatattttttattattttatttttttaaaaaaagctgtcTAGTCATATGTGGTTGCATATGCTTGTTCTCACAGCACCTAGCAGGGTGAGGcaatggactctttttttttcttttggaaactttatcttttttatttatttatttttttaaattatactcatgatattaataacatttgtggtattcatagattacattcgcagtattcattcattcattcattcaaatatatatattttaaatgtcaaatgtcatttcttgaagggggtaggaggtcttaactACAGGCTTACACCACAAAGGGAgcaccccagagggcagaagtttgctactgatgttttacaatcttgcatctaagctgttaacgcccattattcaggatatacagacaaggaacttcccttaagcattcaggagggtggaacctggcagggaattagcactgggaggatatcaaggtcaaggtccgcaagcaaaaCTGtagccagggccctgcaggtcccccttttattaaaaaatgagcttctgacttgggttgcatgggattTCAGCAGGTCaacttacctgtcatggagacgcctgctcAGGCCATataggtgctctgtcttaggttggtgagtaccccccaggcattacccgtctctgaatattcattatcataccagctcaattgtgtgtgagctgcatggttaattgctgccaaagatctcaaagtggcactgggcttgcaatctgtgtgtttgatacagaaaagacaaatagaggtcctatctcacccatagccagtaggataaaggcaactgagccattcccttccttatcgaggCATACTGTACTTTGGATTCCTTAAGACCCTGAATTTTGAAGCAGGTGATATGGATGTTTGATAGTTTTTCTCCATCTAAACCAGGCCAGCATTGGGCTGTCTGTCAACTTTTCACCCAGGCATTCCAGTTGACATACAGTGATAAAAAATcagtatctttaattttttagctTTGTTGAGGGTAAAACCAGGGCATAAAATAAGAACTAGTAATTGAAGTAGATTTGTGTGAGAGCAAGATAAAACATCAGATTTTAGTTGTACAAATAATCTACGTTCATGAGAATGAACTTCAGATGGAAATTCCATGGATGATGGTAAAACTTGGTTGGGTTATTTGAGACATAGAATATGGTCTGATGAAAAGGCTAATTAGATTTGGGACAAAGTAGGGAAAGTACAAGAAATGCACTAACACAGTATTTCACAAgccatattaaaatatatgttttgagGACCTGAACAGGTCACTAGGGGTTGGGCAGTGTATGAGGGATAGAAAGAGATGAGGACAGCACACAGTTCCTGGAGAAGCAGTTAATTAATTGTAATTGGCTCAGGGGTCCCCAGTGATCTCCAAGGCCACACTTGAATAAACAGTCCTGTTTCCACTTCTATTAATGGGGCTCAGGCAGTGTCCCAAGGGTGGGGATGGTACAGTCTGCCTTAAGGTCAGGTTGGATGATATACTGACTCCTGTCCAGGGCCAGCTGGTTATGGTGAGGGAGCCAGAGCACAGTACATGATATTCCCCCACTTTGTTATGGGCCTCAGCAGGTGATCCTGCTGGGGGTGGTGGCCTCAGGTAAGTATGATTTCTCCAGGACCAGAGCTGTGATCCAGCCTGCCATATCACAGATACAGTTGAGACCAAAGAGAAAAAGGTCTTTCTCAAACACTTCTAAATGACATTGGTGTGGAATGGGTTTCATATTATCTAGAAGCCAGCAGGACTGAGGGAAGTAAACACAattcccacctccccacaccccagGACTGTTTTGAGTACAGACTGGGTGGAATACTCTGGATTCACAGTCCTTCTACAACTCCATTTCTTTGATGTCTAGGATCTAAGATGCAATCCAAACTGTAGACAACAGATCCAAGAGACAGATCACAACCATGGTCAGAGTTGCTGAAAATCAATGAAGAACAGTTTATTAGAGAGGCTGAGAATGGAAGAGGATTCTCATTTGGAGGCGGTGTTCCCTGTGGGGAGTCGGGAGtttaaaatgtcagtttttcATTCAGATTTTGAATTTTAGTTAAGCTGACTAGACTCCTTTTATTTTCTGGTCTTATACTACACAATGCTAGTGTGCtattattaaaaatttcatcAAGGAGTCTTGAAGATCACCCCAAATGCTATGGGATAGAGTGAATGAGGTGTGATTTCTCTAGAAGGTATTGCCAAGAGAGATTGACTGAGTCAGAGAAAGTACAGACTGATGCAGAATGAGTCCAAGGATGATTTAGTGCCTACTCAGCTTTGGTTGAGAGTTCAGTTCTCAAGAGGCTAAGGAGAAGGTTACATATACAAGTATAACATGGGGAAATTGGGTTagatttaatgtatttttatacatttaaattatcttttaatgacATAGTGTTGATCTCATTCCTTTCATCAAGCTCCAAGCATTTAGGCACTGATACTGCTAATGCTCCACATCACAGCGACTGGTGAGTATCTATGTTCatctctctgtgtggttttgagtGCCTCTGTATATGGATGGTCTCCATAAACAATGAAATATGTTTGTAGTTCTGACAATAAAACCAGGGCTTCCCCAATACTAGGCAGTTTCTTAACACTTCTGTCTCCAAGCCAGTAATAAAGTTATTGGATGAGAAGTCAGATTCTGTCACTATGCTGGCACAGTGAGTACATGATGCATCttaaaataaagaagacataTTTGAGCCTGATAACTCACTGAGCAGCGGGGGTGGGTTCTGTGGATGTTGGAGTTTAAACCCCGACCTCACTTGTGTGGCATGTGCTATACCTCGGTGCCTTTCCACAATCGGTTTcatactattttaaaagaaattccaaTGGTACTAGGTAGGTCCAAATCTCAGTGCAATAGGAACAGGACTGAGAGGCCGGGCTAAAGTCTAggaacaaagaggaagaggagatgaggtTCAAACTCAGATGATGTCATTCCTAACTGACTTATATTCTACCTAAAGTAGAAAAGAGTAAACCTAGAAGGCTGGAGGAAGTGAACTGGATACCAGAATAGATAATAAACTCACCATTTAGGAGTCCTTAAGGAGTACTCTATCCAGTGAATGTATGAACCCTTATTTTTCATAGGATGCACTGATTTACCTTCAGGTACTTGTTCCTGCCAAAAGCTATGGAAAGCTTCAACATCAGTTTGGGAGGAGTCTTCATTTTGGTGGGgttctcagactggcctcaactaGAAATCatcttctttatttatattttgattttctacTCCTTCACTCTCTTTGGCAACACCGCCATCATTGCTCTCTCCAGAAAGGACCCTCAATTacacactcccatgtacttcttcctctcccacctctccttcctggaCCTCTGCTATACCACCAGCACTGTGCCCCAACTCCTGATCAACCTTCGTGGACTTGACAGGACCATCAGCTATAGAGGGTGTGTGGCTCAGCTGTTCATAGTTCTCGCTCTGGGCTCCACAGAGAGTGTGCTCCTGGTGGTGATGGCCTTTGACCGCTATGCTGCTGTGTGTCGTCCTCTGCACTACACGACCATCATGCACCCCCTTCTCTGCCAGGCATTGGCTGTTGTCTCCTGGATGGGAGGCCTCATGAACTCTCTGATCCAGACAAGCCTTATGATGACCATGCCCCTCTGTGGCCGTCGACTGAACCACTTCTTCTGTGAGATGCCCGTGTTTCTCAAGTTGGCCTGTGAAGACACAGAAGGAACAGAGGCCAAGATGTTTGTGGCCAGAGTGGTGATTGTTGCAATTCCAGCTGTGCTCATCCTGGGCTCCTATACACAGATTGCCAGGGCTGTGCTGAAGGTCAAGTCAACAGCTGGTCGCAGAAAGGCTATTGGGACCTGTGGTTCCCACCTCCTGGTAGTTTCTCTGTTTTATGGCTCAGCCACCTACACATACTTACAGCCCAAAGACAGCTATTCTGAGAGTAACGGAAAGTTTGTTGCCCTTTTTTATACTATCATCACCCCCATGCTCAACCCTCTGATTTATACCCTGAGGAACAAGGATGTGAAGGGGGCTCTGTGGAGGGTGCTAGGGAGAGGCACAGCCACAGGGTAGGAAAGAACATGTGAGCAGTAAAAAGCTTTATATTCTGTCAGTCCAGAGGGTTTCAGTGGGAGCTGGATGTCAATGCAAATACAATTAATTATGTACATTCATGTGACTGCCAAAGCATAtaatattagaaaaacaaaaacagtcctgggctggcaagatggctcagcagaaaaAAGGACTTGCTGCCCAGGATCGGAATTTGATGCCTGAATTCCATATGGTGGAAAAGATAGTCAAGACCTCTTTGATCTcaccgtgtatgtgtgtgtgtgtgtgtgtgtgtgtgtgtgtgtacacaataaacataatataattaaaacaaaagagaacagtcTCCAAGAGGCATCAGAACTTTAATAGCAGCCTTGTTTGGAAGTTGGAGTGGGGATCTGCTCTCTGAGTTACTCTCTGTCATCACTGCACAGCAAGGATAAATGTGAATTCAGACACAACTTTCCATAGAAGAGACGGGAGAGGTTGACTGTGAGCACCTGTGGAAATGGGCTGGGATCTTGGCAGGGAAGAGTGTACTGTGAACACTTGTGGAAACTGGATTGGTTTTTGGCAAGTCTGAATGTCATCAGATTTATAATTCTGAGTTGCAACACTCCAAGTCAGATGTGGTGTCATACAATGGACACTGTGACCCAAGGGTTCACTCTGATTTTCTatccattttgtgttttcattttaaattaatatccaTACATTGATCAAATTCACCCACAGGTCTCTCTTCCAATTTCTACCTTTTTCTCAACACTACTTTTGTCTCCCAActtcatgctttttaaaaaaatatataatccaGGGGGTCCATGTAGGGCCACCTGCATATGCATGGATGTGGAGCATCAGGTCTAAGTGGGGCCTCAATATCACCCCATTTTCCTGATGTATCATGACCCTATCTGGCTTCAGTCATAACTCGGGGTCTTTTGTGAAGGCCTCCTATGCTAGTGCTTACCATTCCTAGCTTGGAATAAACAAGCTTATGAAAGAGCAGAGCTGTTTCATGTAGCGTGTGAAATTCAGACAGGGGTTCATTTACCCTCTTGGAGAAAAAGGCAGAATCATTTATTACACACACTGCAACAAAGCAAGGCGAGAACGATCTCCTAGCAGAACTCTGAGTATCTATCATGCCAACTGGCAGCATTCCTCTCCTGTTAGATAGAGGTGAGATTAGGAAAATGATTATACAAATAGTAAACTAaggaaaattcaaagaaatctGTAACATATATATCCTGATGCAAAAATTTATATAGAATAAAATCTATATTTGTAAGAAAATTATTAATGGAAATTTAAAAGAAGCAAGGGAAGAGGCTACTCTTTATCGTGTGACAAGCTATGTGAAAGTTGATTTGGGGGCTCCATTTCACTGTTCTTAATCTCTGTTTTATTTGACTATCAGTCTTCCATCACTGTTGTTTACTTCCATGTATTTAAATGGTTGTTTCATGTTTACAAGTACAGGGATCTTTGTTGATAGACTTTTGTAAGTATGATAAATTTTGTGTTAACTGAatcatgttttattataataattttccACTGATTTTGCTTATGTTTGCAACTCATTTTGTCAACTATGTCATTAATCCTTTCTCAGCATTGCCAAAGTCGTTATATTCTGTTGTATTCTTTGGTTGATGCAAAAATACAATTTTCACCTCAAAAAGTATTTTGTGGATTTTCCTGGGCAGATGTGAGGAAACATCTACTCACCTAAGATAAAGCAACCATGACAAACCAAAGAAGTTATTTCACCCAACTCTACCTTAGCAAACCAGGGAATcatttggggtcacttacaggagtgtAGAAGGCTCAAAGGCTGCTGCATTACCAAAAAGCCCATCCCAGTATTGGTGATAGCACAGGAAACCACATTCATGGACTGGACTTTCCTGCCCACCCGCAGGTGTCTCAGCCAGTCAGACGAGTCTCTTCTCCACAGCAATTGTCTCTGCTTAAGCAAACTTGGGGAAGATTGGTGTATATCTCGTTAGTTTcaggaacttcttttttttttcatttttattaagagattttctactcactccacacaccacccacagatccacccttctccctcctaccactcccagccctctctgccaagccaccctgcatgcccacatcccccaaatcaaggtctcccatggggagtcagcagacctggcacactgagtctaggcaagtccaagccccttcccactgcaccaagacagTGCAAGGTGTCACACAACAGAATCCAGGGAGAGATTCCGATCCCCTGACTGGGTGCTCCCCATACAGTTctagccaaacaaccgtcttctatatccagagggcctagtccagtccattggggctccacagccaccagtccacagttcatgggcttccactagtgtggccgtcATCTCTGCATCGTTCTCCCATCATGAACTCGACgtccctgcctgcagaatctctcctctctctcatcaattggattcctggagctcagcctggtgcctggcggtggatctctgcatattcctctatcagtcactggacaaaggctctatgatgacagctaggttatttgctagaccagtcaccagagtagaccaatctaggcaccctctggaccactgccagcagatcaagtggggtcatccttgcagattcctgaaagcctccccagcaccctgcctcttcctattcccatgatgtcttcatctatcatggtatcttcctccctgctctcccactctgtccctattccagcttgaccctcccatttccctatgttctcattccccactccttgccctctgctaCCCACCCCGatacccagtctgctcatgtagatctcatccacttctcctttgcagggtcatccatgtatccctcctaaggtctttccctgttagctagcctctctggatttGTGGGTttcagtctggccatcccttccctcacatctagtattcacttatgggTGACTACATACTATgtgtgtccttctgagtctgggttacctcactgaatatgatattttctagttccatccatttgcctgcaaatttcatgatatcattgtttttttactacatatactccattgtgtatatgtgccatattttctttattcattcttcagttgaggggcatctaggttgtttccaggttcttgctattatgaataatgctgatatgaatatagttgagcatgtgtccttgtggtaagattgagaattccttgtgtatatgcccaagagtggtataactgggtcttgaggaagacttattacCAATTTCCTGAGAAcccaccatactaatttccagagtggctatacaaCTTTGCAttgccaccaacagtggaggagtgttccccttgttccacatcctctccaacataagctgtcttcagtgtttttgatcttagccattctgacatagttattttgatatgcattttcctgatgactaaggatgttgagcaattccttaaatgtctttcagccatttgagattcttctattgagaattctctgttaagctctgtagcccatttttaatttaattgttcagtattttgaagtctagctttttgagttctttatatattttggagatcagccctctgtcagatgtggggttggtgaagatcttttcccattctgtaatcTGTTGtcttgtcttattgaccatgtcctttgctctacaaaagcttctcagtttcaggtggtcccatttattaattgtcgctctcagtgtctgtgctactggtgttatatttaataagtggtctcctgtgccaatgtgtttcagactacttcctactttatcttctatcaagttcaatgtaactggatttatcttgaggtctttgatccacttggacttgagttttgtgcatggccaCAGATATAGATCTACTTgtaatcttctgcatgttgacatccagttatgctagcaccatttgttgagatgctttattttttctatggtacagttttggcttctttgttgaaaatcacatgttcataggtgtgtggattaatgtcagggtcttcaattcaattccattggtccacgtgtcagtttttatgccaataccaagctgtttttattactgtagctctatagtagagcttgaagtcagggatcatgatgcctccagaggttgctttattatacaggattcttttagctctcctaggtttttgtttttccatataaagttaaatatttttctttccaagtctgtgaagaa
This Peromyscus leucopus breed LL Stock chromosome 8b, UCI_PerLeu_2.1, whole genome shotgun sequence DNA region includes the following protein-coding sequences:
- the LOC114681502 gene encoding olfactory receptor 10-like yields the protein MESFNISLGGVFILVGFSDWPQLEIIFFIYILIFYSFTLFGNTAIIALSRKDPQLHTPMYFFLSHLSFLDLCYTTSTVPQLLINLRGLDRTISYRGCVAQLFIVLALGSTESVLLVVMAFDRYAAVCRPLHYTTIMHPLLCQALAVVSWMGGLMNSLIQTSLMMTMPLCGRRLNHFFCEMPVFLKLACEDTEGTEAKMFVARVVIVAIPAVLILGSYTQIARAVLKVKSTAGRRKAIGTCGSHLLVVSLFYGSATYTYLQPKDSYSESNGKFVALFYTIITPMLNPLIYTLRNKDVKGALWRVLGRGTATG